A single Candidatus Thalassolituus haligoni DNA region contains:
- a CDS encoding DUF559 domain-containing protein, which yields MNVPGSRFRQLHGIGHYIVYFYRSEWKLVIELDGDSHFSEQALQPHPGPPLDKGKPGEGQFWIRPEIPAFHHFQGRCNSIVRY from the coding sequence GTGAACGTACCGGGTTCCAGGTTTCGGCAGCTGCATGGCATTGGCCATTACATTGTCTATTTTTATCGCTCTGAGTGGAAACTGGTGATTGAGCTGGATGGTGATTCGCATTTTTCAGAACAGGCCCTGCAACCCCACCCCGGCCCTCCCCTTGATAAGGGGAAGCCGGGAGAAGGTCAGTTCTGGATCAGGCCTGAAATTCCTGCATTTCACCACTTTCAAGGTCGGTGTAATTCAATCGTGCGGTATTGA
- a CDS encoding TrmH family RNA methyltransferase: MKVDLAKKLHQKKYRTETGCYLVEGEHLLLELEKSAIQQAELFVTAAHEHWPTRFRKTLIGERQMTQLSDTHSPQGLVAVVPMQETLARAQQVSQEASQEASQVTARVERVLYLYQVQDPGNLGTILRTLAWFGGWRLLLSPDSVDPFNPKVVRSSMGATFHVPVELDITLDQLQARYPRIATLDMDGEPLSSHRFAEFDAYLFGNEARGVPHALLESLRVTAFTIHGSGQIESLNLAAAVNMSLYELHRG, encoded by the coding sequence ATGAAAGTTGATCTCGCCAAAAAGCTGCATCAGAAAAAATACCGTACCGAGACCGGCTGTTATCTGGTGGAAGGCGAGCACCTGCTGCTGGAGCTGGAAAAATCTGCCATTCAGCAAGCCGAGCTGTTTGTCACCGCAGCCCATGAGCACTGGCCAACCCGGTTCCGCAAAACGCTGATTGGTGAGCGTCAGATGACGCAACTGTCGGATACCCACTCCCCGCAGGGGCTGGTCGCGGTCGTGCCAATGCAGGAAACCCTGGCGCGGGCACAACAAGTCAGTCAGGAAGCCAGTCAGGAAGCCAGTCAGGTGACAGCTCGTGTCGAACGGGTGTTATACCTGTATCAGGTGCAAGACCCCGGTAACCTCGGCACCATCTTGCGAACGCTGGCCTGGTTTGGCGGCTGGCGTTTACTGCTCAGCCCCGACAGTGTTGATCCGTTTAATCCCAAGGTAGTGCGCAGCAGCATGGGAGCGACCTTTCATGTGCCGGTGGAGCTGGATATAACACTCGATCAGTTACAGGCCCGTTACCCCAGAATCGCCACTCTGGATATGGACGGCGAGCCGCTGTCGTCTCACCGCTTCGCTGAATTTGATGCCTACCTGTTTGGCAATGAAGCACGTGGCGTACCGCACGCCTTGCTTGAATCACTGAGAGTGACGGCGTTTACTATTCACGGCAGCGGCCAGATTGAGTCGCTGAATCTGGCCGCTGCCGTGAACATGAGCCTGTACGAGTTACACCGTGGTTGA
- a CDS encoding energy-coupling factor ABC transporter permease: MSPMLPGWLLGLMSLASLALLGWSIYSYRWSALIEHRPAQHLFFGSVLVMILFWQAQAGIVPGLGFHILALTSVTLMMGWRLALVATAMMQLVLALLGQFEWSALGYHYLVQNAAPIGFTYGFYSLVYRRLPHNPFIYILVAGFLNAGVTHAFLDVLQSSVYALSDTYTTDRIWHDYLRYLPLMMFPEGVVNGMFIAGMVAFHTEWLSTFNEESYFK; encoded by the coding sequence ATGAGTCCAATGCTGCCAGGCTGGTTACTGGGGTTGATGTCACTTGCCAGCCTTGCTCTGCTGGGCTGGAGTATCTACAGCTATCGCTGGTCGGCGCTGATTGAACACCGCCCTGCCCAACATCTGTTTTTTGGCAGTGTGCTGGTGATGATTTTATTCTGGCAAGCACAGGCAGGCATTGTGCCGGGGCTGGGTTTTCATATTCTGGCGCTCACCTCCGTCACTCTGATGATGGGCTGGCGGCTGGCGCTGGTGGCGACCGCCATGATGCAGCTGGTGTTGGCGTTGCTGGGGCAATTTGAGTGGTCGGCACTGGGTTATCATTACCTGGTACAGAATGCAGCACCTATCGGGTTTACCTACGGTTTTTACTCACTGGTCTATCGACGCCTGCCCCATAACCCGTTTATCTATATTCTTGTTGCCGGGTTTCTGAATGCCGGGGTTACTCATGCCTTTCTGGATGTGCTGCAAAGCAGTGTTTATGCACTCAGTGATACCTATACCACAGACCGTATCTGGCATGATTACCTGCGCTATTTGCCTTTGATGATGTTTCCCGAGGGAGTGGTTAACGGTATGTTTATTGCCGGTATGGTAGCGTTCCATACGGAATGGCTCAGTACTTTTAACGAAGAGTCTTACTTCAAGTAA
- a CDS encoding excinuclease: MKTMIGVLAGLLMVSSAYARDDVGSYSIDDAMSQEQAKPRLGTSIQFYFGNQQHKAVSKNFGEFRTNKKTNAFGKSDKKACEWAFLSAMISLRDRAVKEGGNAVVNIRSNYKNNLTSSDTTFQCGAGAIMAGVALVGDVVILVD; this comes from the coding sequence ATGAAGACGATGATTGGTGTGTTGGCCGGATTGCTGATGGTCTCATCTGCTTATGCGCGTGATGATGTGGGTAGCTATTCTATTGATGATGCAATGTCTCAGGAACAAGCGAAGCCTCGGCTGGGAACGTCAATACAATTCTATTTCGGCAATCAGCAACATAAGGCAGTGAGCAAAAATTTTGGTGAGTTTCGCACCAACAAAAAAACCAATGCCTTTGGCAAATCCGACAAGAAAGCCTGTGAGTGGGCGTTTCTGTCAGCAATGATTTCGTTACGCGATCGAGCCGTGAAAGAAGGCGGCAATGCGGTGGTGAATATCCGTTCGAACTACAAAAACAACCTGACCAGTAGTGACACTACCTTCCAGTGTGGGGCTGGTGCCATTATGGCGGGTGTTGCCCTGGTGGGGGATGTCGTCATTCTGGTGGACTGA
- a CDS encoding SDR family oxidoreductase has product MKTVLLAGGTGYLGGHIWQLLLQQGYRVRALVRNPDKVDPLLARLSDVRTVEVTHPASLRDCCEGVDLVISTLGINRQQDGLRYREVDYQANLNLLQEAQRSGVDCFVYVSLLNGEYLRHLAICDAKEAFVDQLRLSGLNYRVIRPNGFFPELNEMLAMAQRGRIWLLGNGQQRYNPIHGEDLARMCVNAPFQPLLELPIGGPETLTHQEIARLAFVAAGNSKPRITHIPVTAARVVSWLLKHTTPESRHGPMLFFLTVMSMDMVAQEYGYRRIERYFEQCIEQRVE; this is encoded by the coding sequence ATGAAAACCGTACTGCTCGCTGGAGGAACCGGGTACCTGGGTGGCCATATCTGGCAGTTACTGCTGCAACAGGGTTATCGGGTCCGTGCACTGGTGCGCAACCCAGACAAAGTAGACCCGTTACTGGCTCGCCTCAGTGACGTACGAACCGTCGAAGTGACTCACCCAGCCAGCCTGAGAGATTGCTGCGAAGGGGTGGATCTCGTCATTTCAACACTGGGAATCAACCGGCAACAGGATGGCCTGCGTTATCGCGAAGTAGACTACCAGGCCAACTTGAACTTGCTGCAAGAAGCCCAACGATCAGGCGTCGACTGTTTTGTTTACGTTTCGCTACTCAATGGTGAGTACTTACGTCATCTGGCCATATGCGACGCCAAGGAAGCCTTTGTCGACCAGCTCAGGCTATCCGGTCTTAACTATCGAGTCATACGACCGAACGGTTTTTTTCCCGAGCTGAACGAGATGCTGGCCATGGCTCAGCGAGGACGAATCTGGCTGCTGGGGAATGGTCAGCAACGCTACAATCCGATTCATGGCGAAGACCTGGCGCGTATGTGTGTCAACGCCCCCTTCCAGCCACTGCTGGAGCTTCCCATCGGAGGCCCGGAAACGCTCACTCATCAAGAAATTGCCCGACTCGCTTTTGTGGCCGCAGGGAACTCGAAACCACGTATCACCCATATTCCGGTGACTGCTGCCCGAGTCGTCAGCTGGCTGCTGAAACACACCACACCGGAATCACGACACGGTCCCATGCTGTTTTTTCTGACCGTTATGTCGATGGATATGGTGGCGCAGGAATACGGCTACCGCCGTATCGAACGGTACTTTGAGCAGTGCATCGAACAGCGGGTTGAGTAA
- the gtfA gene encoding sucrose phosphorylase codes for MALRNAVQMICYPDRLGNSLKDLHTVLNTHFTDAIGGVHILPFYPSNADAGFSPLTHKEVDPVYGDWGDIEAIAAEYDVCADVTVNHISDESVEFIDYLANGKASPYASLFVDVDEMGEISHDDLMKIHIRKEKEPFRDVVFADGSTGRVWCTFTEHQIDLNYDSEQTFDYIANTFRFLTDKGVKLFRLDAFGYTTKRIGTSCFLVEPDVYQTLDWCNEVAQSLGAEILPEVHDHSSYQYAIGRRNMHPYGFALPPLLLYSLLDGNSEYLKHWLRMCPRNMVTVLDTHDGICIPDVEGVLPDEKIRILIDNINDRSADPILRRSAANIHSVGAIYQLTCTFYDALMQNDDAYIAARAVQFFTPGIPQVYYVGLLAGENDHELMEQTGELRDINRHYYSMDEVGEAVQKPVVQRLLKLMRFRNSHPAFDGHFELNFSNDASVDMAWRHGEHYCRAFVDLQFNTARLNYTDLESGEMQEFQA; via the coding sequence ATGGCTCTTCGAAATGCCGTCCAGATGATCTGTTACCCCGACCGACTCGGGAACAGCCTGAAAGATTTGCATACCGTTCTTAATACTCACTTCACCGACGCCATTGGTGGCGTTCATATTTTGCCGTTTTACCCGTCCAACGCCGACGCCGGTTTCTCGCCTCTGACCCACAAGGAAGTTGACCCTGTTTATGGCGACTGGGGCGACATCGAAGCAATTGCGGCGGAATACGATGTGTGTGCCGATGTCACGGTGAATCATATCTCTGATGAATCGGTAGAATTTATTGATTACCTCGCCAACGGCAAGGCATCGCCATACGCTTCGTTGTTTGTGGATGTCGATGAAATGGGGGAAATCAGTCACGACGACCTGATGAAAATCCACATTCGTAAAGAGAAAGAGCCGTTTCGGGACGTGGTATTTGCTGACGGCAGTACGGGGCGGGTGTGGTGCACCTTTACTGAACACCAGATCGACCTGAATTACGATTCTGAGCAGACCTTTGATTATATTGCCAACACCTTCCGCTTTCTGACCGACAAGGGCGTCAAACTGTTTCGCCTGGATGCCTTTGGTTACACCACCAAGCGTATTGGTACCAGTTGCTTCCTGGTGGAGCCGGATGTGTACCAGACTCTTGACTGGTGTAATGAAGTGGCGCAGAGCCTGGGAGCAGAAATCCTGCCCGAAGTGCATGACCACTCCAGCTACCAGTACGCCATTGGCCGACGTAATATGCACCCGTATGGCTTCGCCTTGCCGCCGTTGCTGCTCTATTCGCTGTTAGATGGCAACAGTGAATACCTCAAACACTGGTTACGCATGTGTCCGCGTAACATGGTCACCGTGCTGGATACCCACGATGGTATCTGTATTCCAGATGTCGAAGGGGTCTTGCCGGATGAAAAAATCCGCATCCTGATCGACAATATCAACGACCGCTCGGCCGATCCGATTTTGCGCCGGTCGGCAGCCAATATTCACAGTGTCGGGGCGATTTACCAGCTCACCTGTACTTTTTACGATGCTTTGATGCAGAACGACGATGCCTACATTGCCGCTCGCGCCGTGCAGTTTTTCACCCCAGGTATTCCGCAGGTGTATTACGTTGGCTTGCTGGCCGGTGAAAACGATCACGAATTGATGGAGCAGACGGGCGAGTTACGTGACATCAATCGGCATTACTACAGCATGGATGAAGTGGGTGAGGCAGTGCAAAAACCGGTGGTGCAACGGTTGCTGAAACTGATGCGCTTCCGCAATTCACATCCGGCCTTTGATGGTCACTTCGAGCTGAATTTCTCCAATGACGCCAGTGTGGATATGGCCTGGCGCCATGGTGAGCACTACTGTCGGGCGTTTGTGGATTTGCAGTTCAATACCGCACGATTGAATTACACCGACCTTGAAAGTGGTGAAATGCAGGAATTTCAGGCCTGA
- a CDS encoding 2-isopropylmalate synthase: MSQPDRLVIFDTTMRDGEQSPGASMTKEEKVRIGKALEKMRVDVIEAGFAAASPGDFSAIEAVAQAVRESTVCSLARAIDNDIERAAASLAKAERARIHTFIATSPIHMQYKLRMQPDQVLEQAVYAVKKARNLVADVEFSCEDAGRSEIDFLCRIIEAAINAGARTINIPDTVGYAIPEEFGHTIKTLLQRIPNADKAIFSVHCHNDLGLAVANSLAAVANGARQVECTINGLGERAGNAALEEIVMATRTRHDLFNISTAIDTTQIVPTSRLVSSITGFPVQPNKAIVGANAFAHESGIHQDGVLKHRETYEIMKAEDVGWGANKMVMGKHSGRAAFRSRLEELGMSFDSDVALNEAFARFKELADKKHEIFDEDLQALVSEVAADAAPDVYKLVALECRSATGEMPLASLVVSQDGVEHKVTSEGSGPVDAALKAIDQVAGSGANLLLYSVNNITKGTDSQGEVTVRLEKGGRIVNGSGADTDIVVASAKAYIHALNLLYSGKDRQHPQNDGV; this comes from the coding sequence ATGAGTCAGCCAGATCGTCTGGTCATTTTTGATACCACTATGCGCGACGGTGAGCAGAGCCCTGGCGCGTCCATGACCAAAGAAGAAAAGGTTCGTATCGGCAAGGCGCTGGAAAAGATGCGAGTGGATGTCATTGAGGCGGGTTTTGCTGCGGCAAGCCCGGGAGATTTCTCCGCCATTGAGGCGGTTGCCCAGGCGGTGCGTGAAAGCACCGTTTGCAGCTTGGCACGGGCGATAGATAACGATATTGAGCGTGCAGCAGCATCTCTGGCAAAAGCCGAACGTGCCCGCATTCATACGTTTATTGCGACCTCGCCCATTCATATGCAGTACAAGTTGCGTATGCAACCTGATCAGGTGTTAGAACAAGCGGTGTATGCGGTGAAAAAAGCCCGCAACCTCGTTGCCGATGTGGAGTTTTCCTGTGAAGACGCTGGGCGTTCCGAAATCGATTTCCTCTGCCGTATTATCGAAGCCGCGATCAATGCCGGTGCGCGTACGATCAATATTCCAGACACGGTAGGCTATGCCATTCCGGAAGAATTTGGCCACACCATCAAGACCTTGCTGCAGCGTATCCCCAACGCTGACAAGGCAATCTTCTCCGTGCATTGTCATAATGACCTCGGGCTGGCGGTGGCCAACTCCCTTGCCGCCGTTGCCAATGGCGCTCGCCAGGTAGAATGCACCATTAATGGTCTGGGTGAGCGGGCCGGTAACGCTGCGCTGGAAGAGATCGTGATGGCGACCCGCACCCGTCATGACCTGTTTAATATTTCAACTGCTATTGATACCACCCAGATTGTGCCGACCTCCCGTCTGGTGTCGTCCATTACCGGCTTCCCGGTGCAGCCGAACAAGGCCATCGTCGGAGCCAACGCCTTTGCCCATGAATCCGGTATTCACCAGGATGGGGTACTCAAGCACCGCGAAACCTACGAAATCATGAAGGCCGAAGACGTTGGTTGGGGTGCTAATAAAATGGTGATGGGCAAACACTCGGGTCGTGCGGCTTTCCGCAGTCGTCTGGAAGAGCTGGGAATGAGTTTTGATTCTGACGTCGCCCTCAACGAAGCGTTTGCCCGCTTCAAGGAACTGGCGGATAAAAAGCACGAAATTTTTGATGAAGACTTGCAGGCCCTGGTCAGCGAAGTCGCTGCAGATGCCGCTCCGGATGTGTACAAGCTGGTGGCACTGGAATGCCGTTCGGCCACTGGAGAAATGCCGCTGGCATCGCTGGTAGTCAGCCAGGATGGTGTTGAGCACAAGGTGACCAGTGAAGGCTCTGGCCCGGTTGATGCGGCATTAAAAGCCATTGATCAAGTGGCTGGCTCAGGTGCCAATCTGCTGCTGTATTCAGTGAATAACATTACCAAGGGCACCGATTCCCAGGGTGAAGTTACGGTACGTCTTGAAAAAGGCGGTCGTATTGTCAACGGCAGTGGTGCTGATACCGATATCGTCGTGGCGTCGGCCAAGGCCTACATCCATGCTCTGAACCTGCTTTACTCTGGCAAGGATCGTCAGCATCCACAAAACGACGGTGTCTGA
- a CDS encoding bestrophin family protein: MIVRERPHTLALLFVWRGSILPDIALHLLALLLFAAGVVVIHTDHWANLAQYSVAPFTLLGIALSLFLGFRNNACYDRWWEGRQQWGQMISNVRSLARSAHILLPASRRLTLLAWCSVFYHALRLQLRQQPLSMDVLQQQLPAWVLACLPVAELEQVIGSGNVADGVCQNMAEQLRQAYAANELDTQGIRILDDHVSGLAAVQAGCERLSSTPLPFAYSLLTHRTAYLYCYLLPFGLVGSMGWMTPVFLVIVAYTFFGLDALAQQLEEPFGSASNHLPLDALCRVNDRSLAQALGLPVPDLMTPEHHVLR; the protein is encoded by the coding sequence ATGATTGTTCGTGAACGCCCGCATACGCTGGCGCTGTTATTTGTTTGGCGTGGTTCTATTTTGCCCGATATTGCGTTGCACCTGCTGGCGTTGCTGTTGTTTGCTGCCGGGGTGGTGGTGATTCATACCGATCACTGGGCCAATCTGGCGCAGTATTCAGTCGCTCCTTTTACCTTACTGGGCATTGCGTTATCGCTGTTTCTCGGTTTTCGTAATAACGCCTGTTATGACCGCTGGTGGGAAGGTCGTCAGCAATGGGGCCAGATGATTTCTAACGTGCGTTCGTTAGCGCGCTCGGCACATATTCTGTTGCCCGCATCCCGTCGTTTAACATTATTGGCCTGGTGCTCGGTGTTTTATCACGCCTTGCGGCTGCAATTACGTCAGCAGCCTCTGTCTATGGATGTCTTGCAGCAACAATTACCTGCCTGGGTGCTGGCGTGTTTGCCCGTTGCTGAACTGGAACAGGTGATCGGCAGCGGTAATGTCGCTGACGGTGTGTGTCAGAACATGGCAGAACAGTTGCGTCAGGCGTATGCCGCCAACGAGCTGGATACTCAGGGGATTCGTATTCTGGATGACCATGTGTCGGGCCTGGCGGCAGTACAGGCCGGTTGTGAGCGGCTGTCATCGACCCCTTTGCCCTTCGCCTATTCCTTGCTGACTCATCGCACGGCGTATCTGTATTGTTATTTATTGCCCTTCGGGCTGGTCGGCAGTATGGGTTGGATGACACCGGTATTTCTGGTCATTGTTGCTTACACTTTTTTTGGTCTGGATGCCCTGGCGCAACAGCTGGAAGAGCCGTTTGGCAGCGCCTCCAATCATTTGCCACTGGATGCCCTGTGCCGGGTGAATGACCGCTCGCTGGCACAAGCGTTGGGATTGCCTGTGCCGGATTTAATGACACCGGAACATCATGTGTTGCGGTAG
- the imuA gene encoding translesion DNA synthesis-associated protein ImuA, whose translation MNLSGSSLINSGNTPLEQVLDQSQIWQDQRLPDHQQALLSSGFTSLDTQLPGGGWQAGQVCEVYHQGLEAGELSLILPALASLSQQPKWILWVAPPAIPYAPTLTLAGVRLKHILVVHPKSYQEAIWCLEEGLRSGHCSAVLGWLHESHERHVQRLQLAASDTNSHCWLWPHTGFDPGNSPATLRLGIKRLQADVFQVELFKRRGCWPSQPFEVALASARK comes from the coding sequence ATGAATCTGTCCGGCTCATCCCTGATCAACAGCGGTAACACCCCGCTGGAACAGGTGCTCGATCAGAGTCAGATCTGGCAAGACCAACGCTTGCCAGATCACCAACAAGCGCTTCTGTCCAGTGGCTTTACCAGCCTTGATACGCAACTGCCCGGCGGTGGCTGGCAAGCCGGGCAAGTATGTGAGGTGTATCACCAGGGACTTGAGGCCGGTGAATTAAGCCTGATATTACCGGCACTGGCCAGCTTGAGTCAGCAGCCCAAATGGATTCTCTGGGTCGCTCCCCCTGCCATTCCTTACGCCCCGACCCTGACATTGGCTGGTGTCAGGTTAAAACACATTCTGGTGGTGCATCCAAAGTCTTACCAAGAAGCTATCTGGTGTCTGGAAGAAGGTCTCCGCAGTGGCCATTGCAGTGCAGTACTGGGATGGCTCCACGAATCGCATGAAAGACATGTCCAACGGCTGCAACTTGCTGCCAGCGACACCAACAGCCACTGCTGGCTGTGGCCACACACTGGCTTTGACCCCGGCAACTCTCCGGCCACCTTGCGGTTAGGGATCAAACGGCTACAAGCGGATGTATTCCAGGTCGAGCTATTCAAACGTCGTGGTTGCTGGCCGAGCCAACCGTTCGAGGTTGCACTGGCTTCCGCCCGGAAGTAG
- a CDS encoding ATP-binding protein, with protein sequence MRSLASPSTGLNPVLQRLALLQLAIATVWLLFLSYLQTQEVANLGSAWVLLALYVPLQVFSQWQVTRRNIQDWQLFLHLSLECQLFTGLLFFTGGATNPLISYFLVLLVLASYGLPWLLAIWMTALCVADYSLLSVWYQPLLLHQSHTLSSLSLVDWHLAGMWLTFVLSALILATLIPQLLRTRQRQQLEIQQLREQQLKNEQLVGIGTLAAGTAHEMGTPLMTMGMLLDDLIDSQAAPAIQSDLTLLREQVNRCQNSLQALAKQGREARNARQQLASDWLDEQLQRWQLSQPNAVWQPFEHHSSAMIHTSPLLDQALLNLLDNAAEAGQQAIELQTREAQDYWVLDIVQPDPHAAAALSRYTPYSSSKQTGLGIGLYLSNASVEQFGGNIELRALANGGSRCTLSLPISPLPEPLS encoded by the coding sequence ATGCGCTCGCTGGCCTCTCCTTCCACCGGACTGAACCCGGTACTGCAACGACTCGCCCTGCTGCAGCTGGCCATCGCCACCGTCTGGCTGCTATTTCTGAGTTATCTGCAGACTCAGGAGGTCGCCAACCTCGGCTCTGCCTGGGTGCTGCTGGCGTTATATGTGCCGCTGCAGGTATTCAGCCAATGGCAAGTCACCCGTCGGAATATTCAGGATTGGCAGCTGTTTTTACATTTGTCGCTGGAATGCCAGCTGTTTACCGGGTTGCTGTTTTTTACCGGCGGTGCAACCAACCCGCTGATCTCTTATTTTCTGGTGTTGCTGGTACTGGCCAGCTATGGCTTGCCCTGGTTACTGGCCATCTGGATGACGGCACTGTGTGTCGCCGATTACAGCCTGCTCAGTGTCTGGTATCAGCCGCTGCTGTTACACCAAAGCCACACACTGAGCAGTTTGTCACTGGTGGACTGGCACCTCGCCGGTATGTGGCTGACCTTTGTACTCAGCGCCCTGATTCTGGCTACCCTGATTCCGCAGCTGTTACGCACCCGTCAACGCCAGCAACTGGAAATCCAGCAATTGCGCGAGCAGCAACTCAAAAACGAACAACTGGTGGGTATCGGCACGTTAGCCGCAGGAACTGCCCATGAGATGGGTACGCCATTGATGACCATGGGCATGCTGCTGGATGATCTGATCGACAGCCAGGCGGCACCTGCTATTCAATCCGACCTGACGTTATTACGAGAACAGGTCAACCGCTGCCAGAATTCATTACAGGCTCTGGCCAAGCAAGGCCGAGAGGCACGTAATGCCAGGCAACAACTCGCCAGTGACTGGCTCGATGAACAGCTACAGCGCTGGCAGCTGAGTCAACCCAATGCCGTGTGGCAGCCGTTCGAACACCATAGCTCGGCCATGATTCATACTTCTCCCCTGCTGGATCAGGCATTACTGAACCTGCTCGATAACGCCGCTGAAGCCGGCCAACAAGCGATTGAACTCCAGACCCGTGAAGCGCAAGACTACTGGGTGTTAGATATCGTTCAACCCGATCCCCACGCCGCTGCGGCTCTGAGCCGTTACACACCCTACAGCAGCAGCAAGCAAACCGGACTGGGTATTGGTCTTTACCTGAGTAACGCCAGCGTTGAGCAGTTTGGCGGTAATATCGAACTGCGGGCACTGGCCAACGGCGGCAGTCGTTGCACCCTCAGCCTGCCAATTTCTCCCTTACCGGAACCACTATCATGA
- a CDS encoding response regulator transcription factor, translating into MTPTPALPRILVIDDDVHFSQVLCRSLERQGFTARPAHNSSAALATQADFQPQWATLDLRMAQESGLTLIPQLLQQQPEIKIVMLTGYASIATAVEAIKLGAHNYLHKPATLQELLAAFKDDNGRSAETSAEHAQVMSVDQLEWEHIQRVLNENDGNVSATARALNMHRRTLQRKLQKYAPR; encoded by the coding sequence ATGACCCCGACCCCGGCCCTTCCCCGTATCCTGGTGATCGACGACGACGTCCACTTCAGCCAGGTATTGTGCCGCAGTCTGGAACGACAGGGCTTTACTGCCCGGCCAGCACACAACAGCAGCGCCGCACTGGCTACCCAAGCAGACTTCCAGCCGCAATGGGCCACCCTGGATTTACGCATGGCACAGGAATCCGGTCTGACTCTGATTCCCCAACTGTTGCAACAACAGCCTGAGATAAAAATCGTGATGTTGACCGGCTACGCCAGCATCGCCACGGCAGTGGAAGCGATCAAGCTGGGTGCCCACAACTACCTGCACAAGCCTGCCACCTTGCAAGAGCTGCTGGCTGCCTTCAAGGATGATAATGGCCGATCGGCTGAAACTTCAGCAGAACACGCACAGGTGATGTCAGTGGATCAACTGGAATGGGAGCACATCCAGCGAGTGCTGAATGAAAACGATGGCAATGTATCCGCCACCGCCCGTGCCCTGAACATGCACCGCAGAACCCTGCAGCGGAAGCTGCAAAAGTACGCGCCGAGGTAA
- the rimI gene encoding ribosomal protein S18-alanine N-acetyltransferase has translation MSNSVRIVAASPEDLQALMAIEQRCQSHPWSSAVMVRYLNKKQVVWRLELTEAIVGFAVVTQVAGEAELLDIAIHPDYQGHGLGQQLLQHLLDTVAANGNERMFLEVRESNRAAIAVYEKLGFCQVGVRSNYYPAKQGREDALMYCQELIV, from the coding sequence ATGAGCAACAGTGTCCGTATTGTCGCGGCCAGTCCGGAAGACCTGCAAGCACTGATGGCAATTGAACAGCGCTGTCAGTCTCATCCATGGAGTAGTGCAGTGATGGTTCGCTACCTGAATAAAAAACAGGTGGTGTGGCGGCTGGAGCTCACCGAGGCCATTGTCGGTTTTGCTGTCGTGACCCAGGTGGCCGGGGAGGCTGAACTGCTGGATATTGCCATTCACCCTGATTATCAGGGACACGGTCTGGGACAGCAGTTATTGCAACATCTGCTGGATACGGTTGCAGCCAACGGCAATGAACGTATGTTTCTTGAAGTGCGCGAAAGTAACCGTGCGGCGATCGCGGTTTATGAAAAGCTGGGTTTTTGCCAGGTTGGTGTCCGAAGCAACTACTATCCGGCCAAACAGGGACGCGAAGACGCCCTGATGTATTGCCAGGAACTGATCGTCTGA
- a CDS encoding integrase core domain-containing protein, producing the protein MTAHCYLDLLGELTMTASHSRPRVSNDNAMSEAQFKTLKYQPDYPGRFDSYDHAVHWNEDYVRWYNHDHHHSSLAGFTPHQVFSGEYLEIAHLRQAALDEMYAQHPERFSKGRSNVPLPPAEVCINPVPEDADQATIEKGVNFPTLPRAITKAM; encoded by the coding sequence ATGACCGCCCACTGCTATCTGGATTTGCTGGGTGAGTTGACGATGACGGCCAGTCATAGCCGCCCCCGAGTGAGCAACGACAACGCGATGAGTGAAGCACAGTTCAAGACCCTGAAATATCAGCCGGACTACCCGGGCCGCTTCGACAGCTACGACCATGCGGTACATTGGAATGAGGACTATGTCCGCTGGTACAACCATGATCACCACCACAGCAGCCTGGCCGGTTTTACGCCCCATCAGGTGTTTAGCGGGGAATACCTTGAAATCGCTCACCTCCGGCAAGCGGCACTGGACGAGATGTACGCTCAGCACCCTGAGCGCTTCAGTAAAGGCCGTTCAAACGTGCCGCTGCCACCGGCCGAAGTCTGCATCAATCCGGTGCCAGAGGATGCTGATCAGGCGACAATCGAAAAAGGCGTTAACTTCCCAACGTTGCCACGGGCGATCACAAAAGCAATGTAA